The DNA window ctattttttcaatgccctaagtgagtatacatctattaaaatcaaacgcagagctcattatgttgatttttgaagagttccctggaatatcttccacatctcatttttgaaaagatcccgcgagatcgggaactatgtggttaatttacaaataaagtttGAATGCACATATAAAACTACATTTACTTTATGGCAAGTTGGAATAGTTAATACctatttaaccgactttaaaataggtacttagtaatGCGTTTACAATACCAATGTGGGTACTAAATGCTTTTCCACATTTTGCTTTACTATCGCCTTAAGTTTATACAAAAGGGTTTGATAGGTACCTGCGTGTTATAAGTGCATGCTTTTCTTAGCGAGTTATATGAGTAAAATCTGAAAGTTTGTTAGTCATGTACCCACCTAAATcgaaaaatgaataaaaacttaaacattttctcGGATAATGCTATTAGATAGGTTAGGTACACTATCACTGTTTCTTATTACAAAATCCTGttattttttgcaaaaataactgttttagaatttttaaaattaaactatgttTCAAAACCCGCcgtcaaaaactaattattatacaCTCAGTATCTGTCCATCACACTCACTGAAAGTTAAAATGTCAGtgcctcctttttgggaagttggttataaagtagaaaaataacaacataCTATTTTAAATCTATCTAATTTCAAGATCTTAGTAcaaatttatcatttatcacaccttttttaatttacatgtaaatattatgttttagtattgatttataattaacCAATACACGCCAAAAGATTGAAATTCAATCAACCTGAATACAATTCAACTCGATTCGCCTTAAACAATTTAGGAAAGTCAGCCACGATTTTAGCCGTTACGCTCAATGCACAAGTATCTATAATTAGACGgatatgtagtatgtatttaAGTCTACAGTAATTTAGTGTGTAGGTATGCTTTTCAGCAAATGTACcaagattttttgttatgtCAGAACGAAACACGTAGCGATAATAAATTACTCCTTCAATCCATCCATCACACGCGATTCGCTAAATGAATGACATCGGCCGTAAACTCATAATATTATCATGTCGATTCACCCACGTGTCTGTACACACGGAACTAACATTAAGCCTATTCATAAACCTTATACACATCACAATAAGACTCAAATTAGTTTGAAAATGAAAAGTATACAGGAAAAAGTAGAATGAGGCATGTAGTTTATTACACTTTATGCCGTTGGACATAAAACTAGACACCCAAGTAGTGGATTAGAGAACAAGAAATCCCTGGCATTGCGCAACTTTGACGTTGTAAAGCAGTTTAAAAGGCGGAGGTCAATATTTAACCGTCCACTTGAGAAGCTTTTACgatttgttgttattgttacaattttacattCGAATGGAGATTTAAGGGGTTATCATTTTAATTCATTGGGCATTCGTTCCATTGAATGGGAAATATATGGTAGTTTGTTCGCTCTTGAGCTGGATTGTAGAAGAATTTATacgagtacctacctacatatttacttagagacagtgacgtaattttatttaccaacTTACCTGCTTACAGCTAATAGATGTGTAGATAAATACTAATTTCTTTCTAAGTACTATGTTACTGATTTACGTAAGTAGATCCGTACCTGATTGATGTATAAGAATATGATTTATAGGGAGAtcctaaatgtttttataatgtcaTTCTGTAACATTCAGTTGAAACGAATACCTAAGCCTTGATTTTCCATTCAACCTCGTGTCTCATTGTCCAACACAAGGTTTCGAACTTCAAATCAGGTCAATGTAACCATTAGCAACAAGTGAACATCTactaatatttaggtacatgtACAATTACGGTTCCCATCTACTATCAGACAgggtaacaataaaatatagcgAAACATCGTTCCATTGCGATACCGTTCGATTTAAAACGATTTTatggtatgttttatttaatcaagAGAAGTAATAAACTTCACTAAGGTAATTACAATCGAGTAGTGAGTGTAAATTTGTGGTGGTACGATGTTATTTGAAGAAAAGAATCGCCATTTAAACTAGTGAAACGGTGAGCTCTAATCAATGTCCAATCAGTGTTGGGTAGTAAAGTTAACTAACCGGGAAATTAACTGCGTCTATACGGGACCTGTCTAACTATAACGTGTAGGTATGAGCGCCTAGTACCTACGTAGCGGCGACGTCATGCCAGCCTTATGTAATTGTGATGctattgtaaaatgtttgaGGTTTCTAATACATGTGTAGGTGAAGATATCGTTAGAttatgtacttaggtatctaTTTAGAAgtgctaaaaaaatatgttttattgagaTAGGCATAACAAAAGGTATTTAGCGTTGTCACCgtctataatatatgtaatacaaATTAACTATATAAGGCGTGTCTCGCTCAAGATGAatatataggtatgtaggtacttaggtaggtacatatagaTCATAGGTATTGAATTTCATGATAccttaaatacttttttagcaataataagtttgtatgtgttataaaatcaacattttaagtattttcaaagtcaatgttGTTGCTACGCCACTGCTACGCCGTTGCTACGAATTCTGGAACAAACttcaaaattaaagtaataaaaaaaaatctttattttttggtaATACTTTAGTTAAGCTTCACATAAGAGATATTTAGTACTCATTTATAGATATTCTGAGCTAAGATATCTTGCTGACGTAACCAGAACATGGTGCTACAGTTGCTACGCAATTAAAATCTGATCAATGGTTTTAGAATGTGAAGAGAATAAACATACACAGGGTGATTTTTGatactaattaatatattaggtaggtaactaattttataattaacactAAAAGATTCCTTTTAAACTACTCGTAGATCCTCGTAGAGTCTTACGTACTAGTCTACTTATGAAAGAATTTAGTAACATGTTTGTTGATTACAGTTATAAGGCACGTCTAACATAGTACATATCACAAAAACATCCTAGGCACCGTACCTATTAACAAGAATGACATAGAAACTCCACAACTCTCTCCACCTCAAAGCAAAGACCTATAGAAAACGAAGCAATAATTCACAACATTATGAACTTTTGAGTCAATAAATCGAGCGAACGACTCTAAAGGTTTGTTGTTCCTCATAAACGGTTACAAAtggataataaaattgtagttgaCTGTTCCTCGTGACGTCACAACGTGCACACACAAATTATTGACTGGATGGGTTAATGGTCTGTTTATCATTAATGTTAGACTATTACAGGCTTTGTAGACAGCTAGACTTCTATTGTTGACTGTACACTATTCAAGTTTACAGTTTTTAAGTGAttcatgttttgttttgcttgtggattctgtgattttttttgtgattgagGAATTTAGGTTTAGTGTTCTTGGAATTTATTTAGGTTCTTTCTTATTGagttttgtattgaatttaaagGCTACTTATATTACTGGTATGTAGGAATATATataaagtctttgactgccaatagaaaactgttgaaggcaaatccgtcgctaacgtcggtcaccggtgacccccgtggcgtttaaagtgataaatacattattacatttaaataagaaCTTAGGTGTCAAGTTTCTGATGAAAAGgtatgtaggtaattttataCATAGGTGAATTTAGGTATCTTAATATGTAGTTCTCtactaagttattttaaatacctattctggttacattgtaaccaatagtcgaatttaaaaataaaccaaacacGTGGCATGGCCGGCACCAGAAACGGCGGGAATCTCTGATCATTATACAACTAGTTCAAGATGCTATTATTCtcgtacaaaaaatattaaattggagCGTATCTAACTTGGTCGTATTATCTTTTAAGCTCCACCCCAAATGGTAATGTGACAGTAGCAAAGATGGCAGATACAAAAGGCGGGAGCATTTCGGTTTCGTCGGTCCTCGTGGGCGGGGCGCACAATAGCCCGGCCCTTTGCAAATGGCGCCGAATTCAACCAATACCGATTAGTAACGGTTCgtccatttttaatatttttgtctgttgCTTAGCAACTAAGGGGAACCGGTAGAGTTAGTTGATGTTCTTTTTTTGCCataatgtgacaaaataaattgCAAGTTTGCaacttttttaattcttttaggTGTAAcgaaattttgatgaaataaacTCTATTTGTGGGGAAATAGTAACTAAGAATGTAGTATATAGTTATAACCAGTAGCCACCGTTGAAAAATAGTTATGCATAGCTAGTACCtattagtttttatgttttagtgaaattagctttttttaaaaataacatcaaacatGTGCATGTGCCTATTTAACTTTCCCATtgacataaaaatttatttctgcataaaaaaatcaacttcACTAATTTCAGTTGCAAAATACCTgataaaaagattaaaaaaataactttagtaaCAATTGTAACAAAGTCCAAATAATTGTTAccaacttaattaataaataggtacaactTTCATAACATGCCATCTTTAAAAGTGACATCTGTTGATATAAAGTTCGATACTTCATTATGAATGGAAGCTTTCGTAGCAAGATGAAAGCTCTCATACAAAGTTCTCTTCACCAAAAAGGTACCAACCTACAAGTAAAGCTCGAAAGTTCAGCATGTCACTAAGAGATGTCGCTGTCGGCACTTTCTAAGCTAAGTGGTAACTTAACGTCCAGTCTacccaatagatggcgttgtacgcTAATATTTGGTAGAGCTTTCAGGTAGACCGGAAAAAGGACAGAggggttttattttttgctatttGTGATTGTACGTTGAATTATtagacattatatttttatgatggtAAACTATAAATTAGTATTGTTTTACACATTAAAAAAGGGGTTGCAATTAGAAATAGacaagtacctaaataaaattaaagtatgaaaaaaatacaatattacatatttttatgaaatggtAGTTATTAGACAaagtaagtttttatatttcatcAAAGTAGTAGTTACAGCTAGCTACGATgttatctatttaatttataaaatgcttttaatctaaaaaaatatgagataatttttcattgttatcctattctttacttacttttttgttattacctaccacttcatattttttgtcatattaaATAATGGTGTCTATGTTTCAcatttaattgattaattagGCATTTCGAAATCGATTTAGGGGCAAATAGGTAAGTAAATGCTGATATAAAGAATTATACCTACCGTAAGGCAACTGGGTAAATCCATGAAATGTTATAGGTACAGAAGTACCTACGTTACTAGGTACCCAGCCATAGTGGCCATCCATGCAGTTACTCAGTTATTTTGCTTAATAAGAGGGTTTTTTACACACATTGTTAGGTAATTGGGTAGATACCACCGTTGGAAATTCAGGTTTAATATTAGGCGTTACTTAGATGTCTAGGTAATAGAtagataaagatttttttacacaGGTAATGTCTTTTATAGGTATTTATCTATTACTGTCTTTGGTAACTAAGTAaggttaggtaggtactataccTAAGTGCCTATTAAGGTGGGACAATCTTATCATTATTTCACCTACTAGTACCcagaattgtaataaaattagcaATCAAacattaccatcaggtgacttgtctgctcgtttgccacctattccataaagaaAAACACTGGTGTCACACCTCTCGTCTCTGACTTCGGTAGTATTTTAGTCTTGAAGACTTTCTTGATTGGTAAATCAATGAATACCTAAATAGGTACACAGGCTACCTAAATTGGTGTGGTTATGACAGTGTATCTAGATTTTTGTTATAGCACTCTATAAAGGTACGTGTACTTATTGTGCCTTTGTTATGTACCATATTAATTCAGGTGCAATTaaggaattaaataataataattaagaaataaacaaagCTATTTTGACCAACTGGTACTTTACCttaaagctatttttattagtacCTAGATTTGTGAAATTCAGTGATTTTAAGATAACGTTTTAAAAACCATTAACTTTACAGTCATAAATTCCTAGATACCGAGTAGGTAAGTACAACGCATAAGAACAAAGCCAATAGATATCTATTTAGATTCCTACCCATctactaaaacaaacaaaagatagGTAGGTACAGCTAAAATTCGTTGTTATTCTCCAAGAACCTTATCACGAAGTTGTAAGGGCGAATTTCGCTTGGAGAATCTTTTGCAAACTGTCATAATGGGGTGAGTTAGGGAGGTTTCCCCCCATATTGATCGGCAGCCATTTTTGTTCGCGCATGCGCTTTGTCGTGATTTTCTTTTATCGCGTCCGAAACACAGATGGCGTTGTTGAATTTACTGACGTAGGTATTGAGTGCTCatagtaattaatgtttttctatatttttatgtattacttaagttttatttagatatctTATTTGCATGCTATAcaggtacttattattatttcgtgagCATGAAACTACAATGAAAACTAGTCTGAAATATtcctacaattttaaataaaaaagaaaaaaactatacatTACCTAACTGAAAAATAAGTGATGAAAATTTCAGTTCGATTAACATTAGCATTTTTGTACCTAATTGGTAGAATAGGTAGACAATATTATAGTtagtgttttattaatatttcagttAATGTCTTCATTCAGAATAaactaatttttgtttcaacatattggcaaataaataaatatatttgaattaataaCCAACAGAAACAAAGTAatgataaaatagtttttttttttttttttttttgagggggaaaatcatccaatgacttctcccgccttgggcgaggcgagagggagtgtcagactcttactgactaaaaaccaccccgttccttctcctgcttttcgagccggagccccggtaaacccgctaggtagtccgcagctccggatgataaaataattaggtacctactttaatttacttagatacttaaataatatgCACATAgttcgtaaataataaatgaatcaagtataattactaagtaaaaaaTTAGTAACCTGTTTTTTTACTTCAGAATCCCCTATCCCTATACCTAAGCTGAAactgataaataaacaataattaggtGCTTAAATCCATCTCAAACgactaaatattttcttaaaattaatattttcattaaaacaatcTATTCATGCTGCAAAATACCGAAGTAAAACAGTATTTCCTTCTTATAAAGAAGTGAAAACTTGGTTCGTGCGCCGTCGGCAAATTGCCGTCGGAAAAGTTAAAACCTAATTCGATTCAGCATTGCCAATGTTGGAGCAATTAAACGTGAATACacgttcaatttaaaaataaatagattgctgaatattaattgttaaaatatataggtattaagtatctacttaatttaatttaccatTAAAATTGCTCTAGCTCggatataaataaatctattcttGTAACAATTTAAACAGTTTAAATTTGCTAAATTAAATACCAAATATAGCTTAGCTACCATCTATAGTTTACCTATAgaataattcaaattaataatgaatcCACATTCTTCGTTTTCCTCTTAATTTTTAAGCACCAAAACTCATTTTACTTTgattaattaaagtaagtagCTCTGCTCGTTTATAAAAACAGGTAAACTTAGATACcaatttgtttatgtaaatcaCTATTTTCTAATACCTATGGACTATAAAATCCTTTcatatacctaggtatatacTTTATTAACTCAACTATAGAGTCTGTTCACAAACCTTCATACTTATTCAAGCACAATATCACGTTACCTTCGAGGTAGGTAAGCATAATATCAAAGTCCTACTCATAGGTCACACAGCCCTCCTGCCTCCAAGTAGAACATGTCCTTATGATGAGGGTCGCTTTTATGTCCGATATGAATAACGCGAGGGATCCCTCTGTCCTCCCGCTTTGTTGTCATGCATACCATTACATTATACGTTTATACACAGAACGACACACAATGTCGggttattttgaatttattgtgCTGAACCTACAGGACGtggttttgaaaataaattctaaattatgcTTTTGTGCCTCTTTATCTAGCTACATTATGGTCTTATATGTCGTATTAGAAAATAGTTTATTGTAGTTGTGTAGAGGTATTTAGAGTTAGCCCTAGATAgacactattactattacttctTAGGTACTTCGCAATACAATCATGtaggaatttaaaaataaatgatttcaatgaaactcGTGTTATTGCTTGGGCAATTACTGATCAAAAGCCTTTCAAGTAGTCTTCAAGTAAGTATGTATTCTGTAGACTAAATCTGAGCTCTAATTCTTCGTCTACCTAGATATAAACACTACTATGTAAGTAGAAATGTAATACcgctgaaaaagaaaacatttttcgtTCAATTATAGTTACTCAACTGTTATTCTCATCCCAACCTTGTTAGCTAGGGGTCGTATCGCTTGTCTGCGCcgtcaacaaacaaaatagaaGTGAGATGATGTGTGTAGGAGTTCGACGCCCCTGTTGTAAAAATATCCCTCGGTCAAAGCAGACGTTGTGCCCGCCTCAGATACATGAACAGAAACatctatttttgttacaaaaatctCTGCTGTAATACAATTTTTGACTCAAATGgttagattttaaaaataatgtaatcttTTAGCCTTACATTTAACTTGACTTGGTCTTCAAGCATCAGGGTTCAGAGCCAGACAGCATTCTTGGATTATTCAATTTAGTATCTACCTCAGTCTCAGTTTTGGATAGACTGGAGATCTGTACAATGTTTGGCAATGATTTTTGCCTATACACTATTGCATTGTTAATTAAAGCAAACGAAAATTCTCTATTTTAACTACAACTACTTAGGTACACCTCTGTCTTATTGAATTTAATCTGAAGGTTATAAGggtatttgtttaaaactagACTAAGGTAATACCTATTTACTGAAGCTGGGAAAATggcaatgaaaattaaatataattttctccaggttttattgttttttcttctgatttattattatctattatcgCATAATAATTCTCTTTGattgaataatttatgtacACAGTTTGAAAAGggttatttattactattgtaGGTAACCTAGACCTAAAAGAGTTAATAAGATACACAGCACACATCGATTGTATGGCATCACCACATcacgatttaaataaaatgagacTCTGTCGCTATACAAATTcagtataatattacataaaggGTCTTACTAAGCGACATTCTGCACATAGCTAGCTTAATACCTAAGAGAATTCAAAGGCGGGATCCCAGTTCGCGTCACGTGCTTGACGTAATAAAAGCCGTCGAGCCACCGAAGAAATGCTATCTCAGGGAAGTGACTTTCTTTTATActttctttttacatttatatactTTTCTTTTACGTCCCCACCGGGGACGAAACGTGAGGGAgacatttttctttgaaaatacaaATGTTTCACGTAGATACAGACTATAATTTTCGTTAGATATTTCGGgacgtaaaatataatttatcgtTGTTGAAGAATTCTTTTTgtgttctttttctttttggttAATATACATAGGTCTATGTATAGCCATCTATTATGTATAAACGCGTTTGTATTCTATAGAAATCAATAATATCAGTGACGGAAAGTAATAGCTAAACCTACCACATCATTTTATTGCGTGGTTATAACTAGTACCTAcaggaaaatatttatagataaattaaatCTGAAATGCAATTAATTGAGTGAAATCATGAACAACCTTCATCTCGAGACCCTGGATTTAGAAACCTTCAACAGGAACCTTGTGTactgtaggtaggtaagtacttacGTAGATAGGAGTACAAACATAATTACTTTCCATAGTATGTATGCTTGCCTGATGTAACCCTTTTACTGGACCACTGCGGTGGGTCGGCCGTGAAGCGATAATTAAATCTTCCACATCGCGTGACATTTATGCTGATGCCAGGTATCCACCTTAATGAGCAGGGCGGTCGCTTTGACCGATCTACAGACCCCTTTAATTAACATTTCCAAGATACTGTCCAATAATAGCCAACTAAAATATGGGTGTAACGTTTGGCCCCTGTCAGCGATTCGGGTCTTAAGAGATAATCGTCTGCTTTACAATAAGTTATCTGGTCATTTTTTGGAACAATTTTGTTCTACCTACCAAAACGAAATTGTCGGTTTCATGTTTTCATGTACATTAAAGTAACAGCAcctataacaaacaaaatcatGTGCAATGTTAGAATACTAAACTTAGCATTACTTGGATGTTACTACGCCTCATTCATTCAAGGAATagctcaaataaaacaaaaataaattttctttcgatatattttaacaatataatatagtttGTATACTTAGTACCAATAAAGTAGTTACAGGGCAAAATAACAATTACGGACATTGAAAAGTTGTTTAACAATACGTATATTTTGGTCAATGTCTTTAGAGGTTATTTTTTAACACTATCGAAAGACGGCACGGTGTTACCAGCCTCAAAGGCGGTAGGGTCGGTATTTGTTTGAGCTGTCAGAACGGTCTTGGGAGTCGCCGATCCTGAGGAACTTGGAGGACGGTTAGGATTCGATTGCAGCTGCCCGAGTGACGCTTTGTAATGACTATTCACTATTAGGAGAAAGTAAATTAATACTGAAAGAAATAGAGAGtgatttttaattgttatgttttaacATAAAGTTCTTACACAGAAAATTTATACCTATAGAGTATAGAGAGTGCTTGCGTACGACAGAAATGTGTCGTTTGAAGAGAGTgcaaatatttcatattattagtacatacctaggtataataaatttcaaaactcataaaaattaaattgaactttaaatctaAACACCATTAGGTACGTTCTTCGTTTTCTTGAAATGTGAATCTTTCCTATAACTTGTGTACTTAATGAAAAAGTGTTTATCAAAAAACTTACATAAGGCTCCAGCAAATGTTGCTCCTCCAAAAAGGTACGGTCTCGCGCAACTTTTGGTAAACGTCGATATTACGCTCGTGCCCAGGTTGAAAACAACTAATAATAGTGTTGTGTACATAAACGGAATGTGAAACTGGTATTGATTCtggaaattataacaattaagtCTTACATATTATTACCTATAGAATGTCTTCCATGGATTGcctaagatttttttcaaaaatagtaTTTcacgttttcattaaaaatacatatttactattataGGAACCTTTTGATTTCCATTTCAAAAAAAGTTTACGATTATatctcaattaattttaatccaaCATGTATCAGTTACGTACTGAAATTTTGAACGTACCTACAACTAATTTGATGTATGAGGGAAAATGTACCTTAGTGACTCCATAAATGAATAGGCCTGTCGATACTGCAGTAACCAAACAAACAAGACCGGCTGAACAACCAATAAAGGTCGAAATTGCTCCTGCAAAGTAGCATTGGGAATATTCGCTACTAAAAGTAATGCTTCCAAAGGCTTCAAGCTAAAAAATAGTGATTAATAACTTTAGTATTGACTTGATTTACATCAAGAATTTATTGGAGAACATGAAATTGAAAATAtgatacatcaacagcctgttagtggccactgctgaccaaaggcctcttctcacacggagaagtgTTAAAGCAACCACGCTTGCGAAATGCGGGTTGGCggcttcaaacttataatcagaaattataagtacaggtttcgtcacgatgttttccttcactgtttgtcagtggtgtcgcgtcttaagcctccgagccaccacgacaatACACCACTACAATATACCATCACCACCACTATAGTATTAACATTACTTATACGTATTAATGTTGTAACTCTATCATGCGTATACTTACTATGAAAAGTATATAGACTGCGCCTATAATAATACACCCAACTTTTAAATTCATACAAAAGCAACATGTTTCTAAAGTAGGTAAATTATCAAAGATATAAAATTTCACAGTTTGGTAGTCTTGTGAAAACATAGACATTGCATTGGTTggctttgttttgttaatatagATAATATATCATATAGAGCTACGTATGCAGCTTCTACCAATAATAGGGTCCTTGTTAGACCTTTATTTACAGTAAAACacgaatttattaataaaacggTATATAACTACTGTAATCACAGTTTGACATTTAGTTTGGCAGATGCATAGCCAATACCAGAACGAAGGGTGTACCATAAACTTCTGTTGAGTACTCTAATCAatcgatattattatgatattgatCGAAACTGTTACAAAAGGCTTGATGCATTCATTTGCCTTCATATAATTTCACTGGGCAAACAATGCATGGTCATGTTTCTGGATTTAATCCAAACTGCTTAGggtcttaatattttatacttttattgtcCTTTATTAGAAATTTCCCTATTCTTTCACATTATCTTTCGATCATCATCAATTGCCAATTTTAGTCAGCATGTCGCTGCTTTAGTagtgcatatttatttatttaaaactttattgcacGTACACTGTGAAATTGATGGACTTAATGCCATAAGCATTCTCTAATAGTCAATCATTACCTACATATCTGGTAGAATTTTTATTAAGATGTCACATTCATTAACACAAAGACTAATTATTTTATCCTATAGGGATaccttatatattataattatatggttTGTAATAACGGCTTTCCTCATAGGGTAATtactattttaacatttttagcAAATAGATTGAATGAGT is part of the Spodoptera frugiperda isolate SF20-4 chromosome 30, AGI-APGP_CSIRO_Sfru_2.0, whole genome shotgun sequence genome and encodes:
- the LOC118269592 gene encoding uncharacterized protein LOC118269592, giving the protein MSMFSQDYQTVKFYIFDNLPTLETCCFCMNLKVGCIIIGAVYILFILEAFGSITFSSEYSQCYFAGAISTFIGCSAGLVCLVTAVSTGLFIYGVTKNQYQFHIPFMYTTLLLVVFNLGTSVISTFTKSCARPYLFGGATFAGALLLIYFLLIVNSHYKASLGQLQSNPNRPPSSSGSATPKTVLTAQTNTDPTAFEAGNTVPSFDSVKK